One window of the Salvia splendens isolate huo1 unplaced genomic scaffold, SspV2 ctg469, whole genome shotgun sequence genome contains the following:
- the LOC121790304 gene encoding DNA topoisomerase 1-like, which yields MTVEACHKQKLMDDMDDDDGPLVFKRSSSSSSKQNQSNSETKRSVPHKHDQQLGRPASNARPQNGQNNSVQRSKIVPASKTPPDRPPPLSPKLSNSLSKESEVKSTRVDSRPSTSMRGELTSVKRQIKGENSLSGSTRGPKEESEDSEDDKPLSARLQAGRSKINSGNADKGANASNFSQTSKIPKSEDSDDEMPLSSKFRVKAAAGGSTNRSSTSGEKKPLVAECGQNGSASTDRKSSTVLKKRIVDSIKPSDASSLKRPKLSETSTPHKNKDSSIKAEMKEDDEDHVPISQRIKKTAVAEKKSAPIKKLTAPTTPITKKFNKKPNKTIKNTKYSESSKVPPSSGEGQKWTTLVHSGVIFPPPYKPHGVKILYKGKPVDLTPEQEEVATMFAVMLDTEYMDKPKFKENFMDDWRKILGKNHIIQSLEHCDFTPIYDWHQSEKEKKKQMTTEEKKALKEEKLKQEEKYMWAIVDGVKEKVGNFRVEPPGLFRGRGEHPKMGKLKKRIRPSDITINIGRDAPIPECPIHGQSWKEIRHDNTVTWLAFWNDPINPKEFKYVFLAASSTLKGQSDKEKYEKARLLKNYIQGIRTAYTKDFTSKDPTKKQIAVATYLIDKLALRAGNEKDDDEADTVGCCTLKVENVEPVPPNILKFDFLGKDSIRYQNEVEVEVAVFRAIQEFRNKKKGGDDIFDKLDTSKLNAHLKELMPGLTAKVFRTYNASITLDDMLSRETKGGEVAEKVVVYQHANKEVAIICNHQRTVSKSHSAQMTRLNEKIDELKGVLEELRTDLARVKKGKPPLMRSDGKSKRNLNPDSLEKKISQTTAKIEKMERDKDTKEDLKTVALGTSKINYLDPRITVAWCKRHEVPIEKIFNKSLLAKFAWAMDVDPGFRF from the exons ATGACTGTTGAGGCATGTCATAAGCAAAAGCTAATGGATGATATGGATGACGATGATGGACCATTAGTTTTTAAAAGGAGTAGCTCTTCTTCTTCAAAGCAAAACCAGTCAAACTCAGAAACTAAAAGATCAGTCcctcataaacatgatcaacaACTAGGGAGGCCAGCATCAAATGCACGGCCACAAAATGGTCAGAATAACTCTGTTCAAAGGAGTAAGATAGTCCCTGCTTCTAAGACACCTCCAGATAGACCTCCTCCACTGAGCCCAAAATTATCTAATTCTCTTTCCAAGGAATCGGAAGTAAAGTCTACCAGGGTAGATTCTAGACCTTCCACTTCAATGAGAGGTGAGTTAACCTCTGTCAAGCGTCAGATTAAAGGTGAGAATTCTTTGAGTGGATCTACTCGTGGACCAAAGGAGGAATCGGAAGATTCTGAAGATGATAAACCCCTTAGTGCTAGGCTTCAGGCTGGCCGATCAAAGATCAACTCTGGCAATGCTGATAAAGGGGCTAATGCTTCAAATTTTAGTCAAACATCAAAGATTCCCAAATCAGAAGATTCAGATGATGAAATGCCTTTGTCTTCTAAGTTTCGAGTTAAGGCTGCTGCTGGGGGTTCAACTAACAGATCTTCAACATCTGGTGAGAAAAAACCTCTGGTGGCAGAATGTGGTCAAAATGGTTCAGCATCAACAGATAGGAAATCTTCAACTGTTTTGAAGAAGAGAATTGTAGATAGTATAAAACCTTCAGACGCATCTTCTTTAAAAAGGCCCAAGTTATCTGAGACATCTACACctcataaaaataaagattCGTCCATTAAAGCTGAAATGAAGGAAGATGATGAAGATCATGTTCCAATATCACAAAGAATAAAGAAGACGGCTGTTGCAGAGAAGAAATCAGCACCGATCAAAAAATTGACTGCACCTACAACTCCAATAACCAAGAAGTTCAATAAAAAACCAAATAAGACAATTAAAAACACAAAGTATTCTGAGTCATCAAAGGTTCCTCCTAGCTCTGGTGAAGGGCAGAAGTGGACCACTTTGGTCCATAGTGGTGTGATTTTTCCACCTCCATACAAGCCTCACGGTGTCAAGATTCTCTATAAAGGGAAGCCTGTTGACTTGACCCCGGAACAGGAAGAg GTGGCGACAATGTTTGCAGTGATGCTTGATACTGAGTACATGGATAAGCCTAAGTTCAAAGAGAACTTCATGGATGACTGGCGGAAgattttgggaaaaaatcaCATTATTCAGAGCTTAGAACACTGTGATTTCACTCCAATATATGATTGGCATCAGAGTgaaaaggagaagaagaaacagATGACAACGGAG GAGAAGAAAGCTCTGAAAGAGGAGAAACTGAAGCAAGAGGAAAAATATATGTGGGCCATTGTTGATGGTGTGAAAGAGAAG GTTGGAAACTTCAGAGTTGAACCACCTGGATTGTTCCGCGGCCGGGGTGAGCACCCAAAG ATGGGGAAACTGAAAAAAAGAATTCGCCCAAGTGACATAACCATCAATATTGGGAGGGATGCTCCAATTCCTGAGTGTCCTATCCATGGCCAAAG CTGGAAAGAAATAAGACACGACAACACAGTGACATGGTTAGCTTTCTGGAACGACCCCATTAATCCGAAGGAATTCAAATATGTATTTCTTGCTGCAAGTAGTACCTTAAAAGGTCAAAGTGACAAAGAGAAGTATGAGAAAGCCAGGCTATTAAAG AACTATATACAAGGTATCCGCACAGCATATACCAAGGACTTTACAAGCAAAGATCCTACTAAGAAGCAGATAGCAGTAGCAACATATCTTATTGACAAACTGGCTCTTCGGGCAGGCAATGAGAAG GATGATGATGAAGCTGACACAGTAGGTTGCTGTACGTTAAAAGTTGAAAATGTGGAACCAGTGCCTCCAAATATCTTGAAG TTTGATTTTCTTGGTAAAGATTCTATAAGGTATCAGAATGAAGTCGAGGTTGAAGTTGCTGTGTTCAGGGCAATCCAAGAGTTTCGGAATA AGAAAAAAGGTGGAGATGATATATTTGACAAACTAGATACTAGTAAACTGAATGCTCATCTAAAGGAATTGATGCCTGGTCTCACTGCTAAGGTCTTTCGTACATACAATGCATCTATTACATTGGATGACATG CTGAGCAGGGAGACAAAAGGGGGAGAAGTTGCTGAAAAAGTTGTTGTTTATCAGCATGCAAACAAGGAG GTTGCCATCATTTGTAATCATCAACGTACTGTCTCAAAGTCCCACAGCGCTCAGATGACGCGCTTGAATGAAAAGATAGACGAACTAAAG GGTGTTTTGGAAGAATTGAGGACAGATTTGGCTAGGGTCAAAAAGGGGAAGCCCCCCTTGATGAGATCGGATGGGAAGTCGAAAAGGAATTTAAATCCTGATTC ATTGGAGAAAAAGATATCTCAAACCACAGCAAAGATTGAAAAAATGGAAAGAGATAAGGATACAAAAGAGGATCTAAAAACTGTAGCATTGGGTACGTCAAAGATCAACTATCTTGATCCTAGGATCACCGTTGCATGGTGCAAACGCCATGAAGTTCCTATTGAGAAG ATTTTTAACAAGTCCTTACTGGCAAAATTCGCCTGGGCAATGGATGTCGATCCAGGTTTCAGATTCTAA